Proteins encoded within one genomic window of Lagenorhynchus albirostris chromosome 9, mLagAlb1.1, whole genome shotgun sequence:
- the IL10RA gene encoding interleukin-10 receptor subunit alpha isoform X1 produces the protein MGAVRMPATITTIISSLAGRWRGPLLALVLTLFSLRTELPRPSSAWFEAEFFYHVLHWTPIPNQSESTYYEVELLRYGVEPIYWNPIRSCSQTLVLSCDLTMQTLDLYHSNGYRARVRAVDGGQHSNWTSPNTRFSVDEVTLTVAGVKLEVHDGIIFGVIQLPRPKMAPAGDTYESIFHNFREYEIEVRKVPGRYKSHDKIKHENFNLPVPRGVGEFCVRVKPSVSSRVNKEVWSKEECIVLTPQYFTVTNLSIFFTFVLLLCGALAFFLALQLYVQRRGKLPTVLVFKKPSPFSFISQLSCPETQDTIHPLDEQAFPKVSPELRNSELHGSTDSGFSSAKPSLQTDEPQFHLPAPHPQAGGTLGKGAPRLPEDSCSSGGSKSTDSGICLQEPSWEPQAGSDSRDQLDSGIGLVQNPEGQPEDVQGGSALGPVSPLGPEVAAGEDPAAGAFQGYLKQTRCPEGRAAEAGGLEEESSSTDGLGPKFKTCVDAEVDWPLPALAKGYLKQDPPEMTLTPSGAPAGQWNPPTEDWSLLGLTRCGGLGASDWSFAHDLAPLDCVAAPGGLLGSFDSDLAALPLISSLHSSE, from the exons atgggagCTGTTAGAATGcctgccaccatcaccaccatcatctcctCCCTGGCGGGGAGGTGGAGGGGACCTCTGCTAGCTCTGGTACTGACACTGTTCTCCCTGCGGACAGAACTGCCCAGACCTTCATCTGCGTGGTTTGAAGCAGAATTTTTCTACCACGTCCTCCACTGGACTCCCATCCCGAATCAGTCTGAAAGTACCTACTATGAAGTGGAGCTCCTGCG GTATGGAGTAGAGCCCATCTACTGGAACCCCATCCGCAGCTGTAGCCAAACCTTGGTGCTGTCCTGTGATCTCACCATGCAGACCCTGGACCTGTATCATAGCAATGGTTACCGAGCCAGAGTCCGGGCAGTGGACGGAGGCCAGCACTCAAACTGGACCTCTCCCAACACCCGCTTCTCTGTGGATGAAG TGACTCTGACAGTTGCCGGCGTGAAGCTAGAGGTGCACGATGGCATCATCTTTGGGGTGATCCAGCTCCCCAGGCCCAAGATGGCCCCTGCAGGCGACACATATGAAAGCATCTTCCACAACTTCCGGGAGTATGAGATTGAGGTTCGCAAGGTACCAGGACGATATAAG TCCCATGACAAGATAAAACATGAAAACTTTAACCTCCCAGTCCCGAGAGGGGTGGGAGAGTTCTGTGTCAGGGTGAAACCATCTGTCAGCTCCCGAGTGAACAAGGAGGTCTGGTCCAAGGAGGAGTGCATCGTGCTCACCCCGCAGT ATTTCACCGTGACCAACCTCAGCATCTTCTTCACCTTTGTCCTGCTGCTCTGTGGAGCCCTGGCCTTCTTCCTGGCCCTCCAGCTGTATGTGCAGCGCCGGGGGAAGCTGCCCACCGTCCTG gtcTTCAAGAAGCCCAGTCCCTTCAGCTTCATCAGCCAGCTTTCCTGCCCAGAGACCCAAGACACCATTCACCCCCTCGATGAGCAGGCCTTCCCCAAGGTGTCCCCAGAGCTGAGGAACTCGGAGCTGCACGGCAGCACGGACAGTGGCTTCAGCAGTGCCAAGCCATCCCTGCAGACTGATGAGCCCCAGttccacctccctgccccccacccccaggctgggggTACTTTGGGAAAGGGGGCGCCCCGGTTGCCGGAGGACAGCTGCAGTAGCGGCGGCAGCAAAAGTACAGACAGCGGGATCTGCCTGCAGGAGCCCAGCTGGGAGCCGCAGGCGGGGAGCGACAGCCGGGACCAGCTTGACAGTGGCATTGGCCTGGTCCAGAACCCCGAGGGGCAGCCTGAGGATGTTCAGGGTGGCTCAGCTTTGGGCCCTGTGAGTCCCCTGGGACCGGAGGTGGCTGCGGGAGAAGACCCAGCTGCAGGGGCCTTCCAGGGCTACCTGAAGCAGACCCGGTGCCCGGAGGGGAGGGCAGCCGAGGCGGGCGGCCTGGAAGAAGAGTCCTCCTCAACAGATGGCCTTGGCCCCAAATTCAAGACATGCGTGGACGCTGAGGTGGACTGGCCTCTACCAGCCCTGGCCAAGGGCTATTTGAAACAGGACCCCCCAGAAATGACTCTCACTCCCTCAGGGGCCCCAGCTGGACAGTGGAACCCACCAACTGAGGATTGGTCACTCCTGGGCTTGACCCGCTGTGGTGGCCTTGGAGCATCTGACTGGAGCTTTGCCCACGACCTTGCCCCTCTGGACTGTGTGGCAGCCCCAGGCGGTCTCCTGGGCAGCTTTGACTCAGACCTGGCCGCCCTGCCACTCATCTCCAGCCTGCACTCAAGTGAGTGA
- the IL10RA gene encoding interleukin-10 receptor subunit alpha isoform X2, which translates to MLPRLIVQLPALLSLLLGFRAHELPRPSSAWFEAEFFYHVLHWTPIPNQSESTYYEVELLRYGVEPIYWNPIRSCSQTLVLSCDLTMQTLDLYHSNGYRARVRAVDGGQHSNWTSPNTRFSVDEVTLTVAGVKLEVHDGIIFGVIQLPRPKMAPAGDTYESIFHNFREYEIEVRKVPGRYKSHDKIKHENFNLPVPRGVGEFCVRVKPSVSSRVNKEVWSKEECIVLTPQYFTVTNLSIFFTFVLLLCGALAFFLALQLYVQRRGKLPTVLVFKKPSPFSFISQLSCPETQDTIHPLDEQAFPKVSPELRNSELHGSTDSGFSSAKPSLQTDEPQFHLPAPHPQAGGTLGKGAPRLPEDSCSSGGSKSTDSGICLQEPSWEPQAGSDSRDQLDSGIGLVQNPEGQPEDVQGGSALGPVSPLGPEVAAGEDPAAGAFQGYLKQTRCPEGRAAEAGGLEEESSSTDGLGPKFKTCVDAEVDWPLPALAKGYLKQDPPEMTLTPSGAPAGQWNPPTEDWSLLGLTRCGGLGASDWSFAHDLAPLDCVAAPGGLLGSFDSDLAALPLISSLHSSE; encoded by the exons ATGCTGCCGCGCCTGATAGTGCAGCTTCCGGCCCTCCTCAGCCTGCTCCTCGGCTTTCGCGCGCACG AACTGCCCAGACCTTCATCTGCGTGGTTTGAAGCAGAATTTTTCTACCACGTCCTCCACTGGACTCCCATCCCGAATCAGTCTGAAAGTACCTACTATGAAGTGGAGCTCCTGCG GTATGGAGTAGAGCCCATCTACTGGAACCCCATCCGCAGCTGTAGCCAAACCTTGGTGCTGTCCTGTGATCTCACCATGCAGACCCTGGACCTGTATCATAGCAATGGTTACCGAGCCAGAGTCCGGGCAGTGGACGGAGGCCAGCACTCAAACTGGACCTCTCCCAACACCCGCTTCTCTGTGGATGAAG TGACTCTGACAGTTGCCGGCGTGAAGCTAGAGGTGCACGATGGCATCATCTTTGGGGTGATCCAGCTCCCCAGGCCCAAGATGGCCCCTGCAGGCGACACATATGAAAGCATCTTCCACAACTTCCGGGAGTATGAGATTGAGGTTCGCAAGGTACCAGGACGATATAAG TCCCATGACAAGATAAAACATGAAAACTTTAACCTCCCAGTCCCGAGAGGGGTGGGAGAGTTCTGTGTCAGGGTGAAACCATCTGTCAGCTCCCGAGTGAACAAGGAGGTCTGGTCCAAGGAGGAGTGCATCGTGCTCACCCCGCAGT ATTTCACCGTGACCAACCTCAGCATCTTCTTCACCTTTGTCCTGCTGCTCTGTGGAGCCCTGGCCTTCTTCCTGGCCCTCCAGCTGTATGTGCAGCGCCGGGGGAAGCTGCCCACCGTCCTG gtcTTCAAGAAGCCCAGTCCCTTCAGCTTCATCAGCCAGCTTTCCTGCCCAGAGACCCAAGACACCATTCACCCCCTCGATGAGCAGGCCTTCCCCAAGGTGTCCCCAGAGCTGAGGAACTCGGAGCTGCACGGCAGCACGGACAGTGGCTTCAGCAGTGCCAAGCCATCCCTGCAGACTGATGAGCCCCAGttccacctccctgccccccacccccaggctgggggTACTTTGGGAAAGGGGGCGCCCCGGTTGCCGGAGGACAGCTGCAGTAGCGGCGGCAGCAAAAGTACAGACAGCGGGATCTGCCTGCAGGAGCCCAGCTGGGAGCCGCAGGCGGGGAGCGACAGCCGGGACCAGCTTGACAGTGGCATTGGCCTGGTCCAGAACCCCGAGGGGCAGCCTGAGGATGTTCAGGGTGGCTCAGCTTTGGGCCCTGTGAGTCCCCTGGGACCGGAGGTGGCTGCGGGAGAAGACCCAGCTGCAGGGGCCTTCCAGGGCTACCTGAAGCAGACCCGGTGCCCGGAGGGGAGGGCAGCCGAGGCGGGCGGCCTGGAAGAAGAGTCCTCCTCAACAGATGGCCTTGGCCCCAAATTCAAGACATGCGTGGACGCTGAGGTGGACTGGCCTCTACCAGCCCTGGCCAAGGGCTATTTGAAACAGGACCCCCCAGAAATGACTCTCACTCCCTCAGGGGCCCCAGCTGGACAGTGGAACCCACCAACTGAGGATTGGTCACTCCTGGGCTTGACCCGCTGTGGTGGCCTTGGAGCATCTGACTGGAGCTTTGCCCACGACCTTGCCCCTCTGGACTGTGTGGCAGCCCCAGGCGGTCTCCTGGGCAGCTTTGACTCAGACCTGGCCGCCCTGCCACTCATCTCCAGCCTGCACTCAAGTGAGTGA